In a genomic window of Mastacembelus armatus chromosome 3, fMasArm1.2, whole genome shotgun sequence:
- the qser1 gene encoding glutamine and serine-rich protein 1 isoform X3 codes for MMDRNYPTSSFADALASPAQTVASWAYDRSTSSIKPSPSYGAAHLDTELLQRQSYTSTHQLPTYTTAHLPAAAGTLDTSCNTSETSIMSFLSAIESRSLQAGPVSASLIPPFRHPSWPAGTNSSTTELYLTGALPSTATFPSPAALSSYQHTGAYPSRSYATNSSLALQDPVFSTSTNGLFSHHDPLLHLKSSQTVLPTALAFNHLSAPALGSPLPIQSSTYRSAQESAPHLLQPQFSLLPSALPAPHGAPQPYGATVFSGSIERALQRECSVIKHHQRPSSSNTASEQLPSSEHSLQGYFVSGSETDVSYQQDPSHHTPVSCSPSTEADSSQGVNGAPQSKAHSVTQAYSSTSVPKAKDCSSKLAPCSSGDEESHSHSQNQTERSPEHYPSPGQSSVIASQQSVQLPSLLSSSLSQSYITPHTQSQPSSSTSDKLSSLYKTLPSLSGQSVNVPSVSQTLDYSSSPGLSQEQEVQYGAPVQGLCQGCLSESYSTSHSQGAAIVTYTSQSQGQALVTQSQSFATGQSLNQSLNSSYPLTCVQSLPTSNSTQDYTNTLSQQQTQLHKYILSASLPTYHSTAQSLQNNIRASVQDIKPTYDKQKLDELPIQDLEAFQHSSLEASATVDNLAPHNNVIYVVSKIDDHHKTQSVIRSNSRSDDQLIGLDHPNTVQVKDERMGCLSQQHIHLNGANGQETANTKTTNSSIVSSHIPLSSGQLKEHPLHLKSPEPHQQNHQSHNQSKSQTPAAHTQFITVPSTQVLLEPNQMILLQQPIVHHDQNPSKVVSVQGIQPAQGLGSVHVQYLQMDQELLGPTVDESQSQQETVVSEQSSGCPDSSKHNYSQSANQQPNDAKNHFTLNSICFPDSLLLADDRNILSNVDDILAATVAACGVAPQDFVKATSSSESDMAVIASPIDSKGHFHTVDIRDMSPNFSSAQQPVIANTNSHTMTITLSGAQITTDCQDLSVHHSSSKLDTHGDGQSSESNGHITGQMYDPPGLQNRVKGNAKCIKTEDGLMECPGNEDIPKKKARSKSLTKPGGLEDSSGQIRVAKRSGQTKRQNSRGSDVSSPSASQSTFDGCLQQERIRQKIREVEEKQPEVKTGFIGSFLDFIKSGPKQQYSPSPTRTISRPKKPCTSSKPPPCILPTLPPKLQTLPGSLIPQASRGTSSQQKRLDEELQKNLETLPSFSSDEEENTGKNQALRNSISSALSALDESSDRKTRPGNQIPGSIMKPDQVPTMSQTETCLLQVTSPMPATNAVSGGAVFVAKKDSKDTPQGQLAVQLISVAIEGLTDEELSDSGGEGMYRERDEFVVRNEDIENLKVTMRTGSEPPAIWKVQKALLQKFVPELRDGKRVFSATNSVIESRHTHAGGVQVKTLLGLTATSSSVCQSQKPRPKQLKAKAEPPPKKRRKWKEEFSLTASGSSAEDCGEDDELNPPVPFASRFLNTRTMKETFKSFVELLISIALDEDVMTALEKANDELLLPHMRRMDGMITDNRKRLLHKLHIGQVLKTALDSFPEISVVTELKKDGETPAFKVRLSGKAYNKKTMKPYKMPNKVPQEYTVDQQKTHWFSLYHSLQHYKYHTYLMCKEEIASLRVQAGDLGQEETVQKCLQNGAWVEGLFDRFGELINQVQQACR; via the exons ATGATGGACAGGAACTACCCGACCTCCAGTTTTGCGGACGCGCTGGCTTCACCAGCCCAGACCGTAGCTTCTTGGGCCTATGACCGGAGTACATCTAGTATCAAGCCAAG TCCCAGCTATGGTGCAGCACACCTTGACACAGAGCTCCTTCAGCGGCAAAGCTACACTTCCACCCACCAGCTTCCCACCTACACTACGGCACaccttcctgctgcagcag GAACACTTGACACAAGCTGTAATACTTCTGAGACCTCAATCATGAGCTTCCTGTCAGCCATAGAGTCTAGAAGCCTTCAGGCTGGTCCTGTTAGTGCCTCACTGATTCCTCCTTTTAGACACCCATCGTGGCCTGCTG GAACAAACTCCTCCACCACTGAGCTGTATTTGACTGGTGCCCTGCCTTCTACTGCCACTTTCCCCtctcctgctgctctgtcaTCCTATCAGCATACTGGTGCTTACCCTTCCAGGAGTTATGCTACCAACTCCTCCCTGGCTCTCCAGGATCCTGTCTTCAGCACTTCCACCAATGGCCTGTTTTCTCACCATGACCCCCTCCTACATCTCAAATCAAGCCAGACTGTTCTTCCCACTGCCCTGGCCTTCAATCATCTCTCTGCACCTGCTTTGGGCTCTCCTTTGCCTATCCAGTCCTCCACGTACCGCTCAGCACAGGAGTCAGCACCACACCTCCTGCAACCCCAGTTCAGCCTGCTACCTTCTGCCCTGCCTGCTCCTCATGGTGCCCCACAACCCTATGGAGCTACAGTTTTCTCAGGCTCTATTGAAAGAGCTCTTCAGCGTGAATGTAGTGTTATCAAACACCACCAGAGGCCTTCTAGCAGCAACACAGCCTCAGAGCAGTTGCCTAGTTCTGAGCACTCCTTACAGGGGTACTTTGTGTCTGGCAGTGAAACAGATGTTTCCTACCAGCAGGACCCATCCCATCACACCCCAGTTTCCTGCAGCCCTTCCACAGAAGCAGATTCCTCTCAAGGGGTCAATGGTGCACCACAGTCCAAAGCACACTCAGTAACTCAAGCTTATTCATCTACTTCAGTGCCAAAGGCTAAAGACTGCTCTTCCAAACTAGCTCCATGCTCTTCTGGAGATGAAGAAAGTCACAGCCACTCACAGAACCAAACAGAAAGATCTCCTGAGCATTATCCTTCCCCAGGACAGAGCTCAGTGATTGCTAGCCAGCAGTCAGTCCAGCTGCCAAGCTTGTTGTCTAGCAGTCTGTCACAAAGCTATATCACCCcccacacacagtcacagccCTCCAGTTCCACCTCAGACAAACTGTCCTCCCTTTATAAAACTTTGCCTTCCCTCTCTGGCCAATCTGTTAATGTGCCATCTGTTAGTCAGACTCTTGATTACTCCTCCAGTCCTGGGCTGAGCCAGGAGCAGGAGGTTCAGTATGGAGCCCCAGTCCAGGGCTTATGTCAGGGGTGTCTCTCAGAGAGTTACTCTACATCCCACTCTCAGGGTGCTGCAATTGTGACTTATACATCTCAGTCGCAAGGGCAAGCTTTGGTGACTCAGTCTCAGAGTTTTGCCACGGGACAATCCCTTAACCAGTCCCTTAACTCCTCTTACCCACTCACATGTGTGCAAAGTCTGCCCACATCAAACTCTACACAGGACTACACAAACACTCTGTCCCAGCAACAGACACAACtccataaatacattttgtctGCATCTTTGCCTACCTACCATTCAACTGCTCAATCCTTACAGAATAACATAAGAGCTTCAGTACAGGATATAAAACCAACATATGACAAACAAAAACTTGATGAACTTCCTATTCAGGACCTAGAGGCTTTCCAGCATTCATCCCTGGAGGCCTCTGCGACTGTTGACAATCTGGCTCCTCACAACAATGTTATCTATGTTGTTTCAAAAATAGATGAtcatcacaaaacacaaagtgttaTCCGAAGCAATTCCCGTTCTGATGACCAGCTCATTGGACTAGATCATCCAAACACAGTACAGGTAAAGGACGAAAGGATGGGATGTCTGAGCCAACAGCACATTCATCTAAACGGTGCCAATGGTCAAGAAACTGCCAacacaaaaactacaaactCCAGTATTGTATCTTCACATATTCCCTTAAGCTCAGGGCAGCTCAAAGAGCACCCTCTCCACCTCAAATCCCCTGAGCCACATCAGCAAAACCATCAGAGTCATAATCAGTCTAAGAGCCAGACCCCAGCAGCCCACACCCAATTTATCACTGTCCCCAGTACTCAGGTACTTCTTGAACCCAACCAGATGATTCTACTCCAGCAGCCCATTGTCCACCATGATCAGAACCCTTCAAAGGTGGTATCAGTGCAAGGTATCCAGCCAGCTCAAGGTTTGGGTTCTGTTCATGTCCAGTATCTTCAGATGGACCAAGAACTGCTTGGTCCCACTGTTGATGAATCTCAGAGTCAGCAGGAAACAGTAGTGTCTGAACAGAGCTCAGGATGCCCTGATTCCTCTAAACACAACTACAGCCAGTCAGCAAATCAGCAGCCAAATGATGCCAAGAACCACTTTACTCTAAACTCCATTTGCTTCCCTGACTCTCTGCTACTTGCAGATGACAGAAATATTTTGTCAAATGTTGATGACATCTTGGCTGCCACAGTGGCTGCCTGTGGTGTCGCACCACAAGACTTTGTTAAAGCTACATCCTCCTCTGAGTCTGACATGGCAGTGATAGCAAGCCCCATTGATTCTAAAGGTCACTTCCACACTGTAGATATAAGGGACATGTCACCTAATTTCTCCTCAGCACAGCAGCCAGTCATTGCCAACACTAACTCCCACACCATGACCATAACACTAAGTGGAGCTCAGATAACCACAGACTGTCAGGATCTGTCTGTTCACCACAGCAGTTCTAAGCTTGATACACATGGAGATGGACAGAGCTCTGAAAGTAATGGTCACATAACTGGGCAAATGTATGATCCCCCAGGTCTCCAGAACAGAGTGAAAGGAAATGCAAAGTGTATTAAAACAGAGGATGGCCTAATGGAGTGCCCTGGCAATGAAGACATTCCCAAAAAGAAGGCTCGCTCCAAGTCCTTGACCAAACCCGGTGGTCTTGAGGACAGCAGTGGACAGATCAGGGTGGCCAAGCGCAGTGGgcagacaaagagacaaaactCCAGGGGTAGTGATGTTAGCTCACCATCAGCCTCACAGAGTACATTTGATGGTTGTCTACAGCAGGAGAGAATCAGGCAGAAAATCCGTGAGgtggaagaaaaacagccagAGGTCAAAACTGGATTTATTGGTTCCTTCTTAGACTTCATCAAATCTGGCCCCAAGCAGCAGTACTCTCCAAGTCCTACACGAACTATCAGCCGCCCCAAAAAGCCCTGCACCTCATCCAAACCACCACCATGTATTTTGCCTACTTTGCCTCCGAAACTGCAAACTCTGCCAGGATCCTTGATTCCCCAAGCGAGTCGGGGAACAAGTTCTCAGCAGAAACGTCTGGATGAAGAGCTACAAAAGAACTTGGAGACGCTGCCATCCTTCAGCTCAGATGAAGAGGAGAACACCGGGAAGAACCAGGCCCTGAGGAACAGCATCAGTTCAGCTCTCTCAGCCCTGGATGAATCTTCAGACCGGAAGACAAGGCCAG GTAACCAAATCCCTGGTTCGATTATGAAGCCAGACCAAGTTCCAACCATGTCACAGACTGAGACTTGTTTGCTGCAGGTAACCTCTCCTATGCCAGCAACCAACGCTGTCTCAGGGGGGGCTGTGTTTGTGGCCAAAAAGGATTCCAAAGACACTCCTCAAGGGCAGTTGGCTGTTCAGTTGATAAGTGTGGCCATCGAAGGACTGACTGATGAGGAACTGTCGGACAGTGGAGGAGAGGGAATGTACCGGGAGAGAGACGAATTTGTTGTCAGGAATGAGGATATTGAAAACTTGAAG GTGACAATGAGAACAGGGAGTGAACCTCCAGCCATCTGGAAGGTCCAGAAGGCTCTGCTGCAGAAATTTGTGCCTGAGTTGAGAGATGGAAAGAGGGTTTTCTCAGCCACCAACAGTGTAATTGAAAGCAGACACACCCATGCAGG GGGTGTTCAGGTGAAGACTTTACTGGGTTTGACAGccacctcttcctctgtgtGCCAGAGCCAAAAGCCCCGTCCCAAACAACTTAAAGCAAAGGCAGAGCCCCCACCtaagaagagaaggaaatggAAGGAGGAGTTTTCGCTCACTGCTTCAGGGTCATCTGCTGAAGACTGTGGTGAAGATGATG agTTAAACCCGCCAGTACCATTTGCTTCACGGTTCCTCAACACACGTACCATGAAAGAGACATTTAAGAGCTTTGTGGAGTTGCTTATCAGCATTGCCTTAGATGAAGATGTGATGACAGCACTTGAGAAGGCAAACG ATGAGCTGCTGTTGCCACATATGAGAAGAATGGATGGGATGATCACTGACAACAGGAAACGCCTACTTCATAAGCTGCACATAGGTCAGGTCCTTAAG ACAGCTTTAGACAGCTTCCCAGAGATCTCAGTGGTGACTGAATTAAAGAAAGATGGGGAAACCCCAGCATTCAAGGTGCGTCTCAGTGGGAAGGCCTACAACAAAAAGACCATGAAGCCCTACAAAATGCCTAACAAAGTGCCACAG GAGTACACAGTGGACCAGCAGAAAACTCACTGGTTTTCACTGTACCACTCTTTGCAACATTACAAGTACCACACATACCTCATGTGTAAAGAAGAG ATTGCGTCTCTGCGGGTGCAAGCGGGAGATCTGGGGCAGGAGGAGACTGTGCAGAAGTGTCTGCAGAATGGAGCTTGGGTAGAGGGGCTCTTTGATCGCTTTGGAGAGCTTATTAATCAGGTGCAGCAGGCCTGCCGATGA
- the qser1 gene encoding glutamine and serine-rich protein 1 isoform X1 has translation MMDRNYPTSSFADALASPAQTVASWAYDRSTSSIKPSPSYGAAHLDTELLQRQSYTSTHQLPTYTTAHLPAAAGTLDTSCNTSETSIMSFLSAIESRSLQAGPVSASLIPPFRHPSWPAGTNSSTTELYLTGALPSTATFPSPAALSSYQHTGAYPSRSYATNSSLALQDPVFSTSTNGLFSHHDPLLHLKSSQTVLPTALAFNHLSAPALGSPLPIQSSTYRSAQESAPHLLQPQFSLLPSALPAPHGAPQPYGATVFSGSIERALQRECSVIKHHQRPSSSNTASEQLPSSEHSLQGYFVSGSETDVSYQQDPSHHTPVSCSPSTEADSSQGVNGAPQSKAHSVTQAYSSTSVPKAKDCSSKLAPCSSGDEESHSHSQNQTERSPEHYPSPGQSSVIASQQSVQLPSLLSSSLSQSYITPHTQSQPSSSTSDKLSSLYKTLPSLSGQSVNVPSVSQTLDYSSSPGLSQEQEVQYGAPVQGLCQGCLSESYSTSHSQGAAIVTYTSQSQGQALVTQSQSFATGQSLNQSLNSSYPLTCVQSLPTSNSTQDYTNTLSQQQTQLHKYILSASLPTYHSTAQSLQNNIRASVQDIKPTYDKQKLDELPIQDLEAFQHSSLEASATVDNLAPHNNVIYVVSKIDDHHKTQSVIRSNSRSDDQLIGLDHPNTVQVKDERMGCLSQQHIHLNGANGQETANTKTTNSSIVSSHIPLSSGQLKEHPLHLKSPEPHQQNHQSHNQSKSQTPAAHTQFITVPSTQVLLEPNQMILLQQPIVHHDQNPSKVVSVQGIQPAQGLGSVHVQYLQMDQELLGPTVDESQSQQETVVSEQSSGCPDSSKHNYSQSANQQPNDAKNHFTLNSICFPDSLLLADDRNILSNVDDILAATVAACGVAPQDFVKATSSSESDMAVIASPIDSKGHFHTVDIRDMSPNFSSAQQPVIANTNSHTMTITLSGAQITTDCQDLSVHHSSSKLDTHGDGQSSESNGHITGQMYDPPGLQNRVKGNAKCIKTEDGLMECPGNEDIPKKKARSKSLTKPGGLEDSSGQIRVAKRSGQTKRQNSRGSDVSSPSASQSTFDGCLQQERIRQKIREVEEKQPEVKTGFIGSFLDFIKSGPKQQYSPSPTRTISRPKKPCTSSKPPPCILPTLPPKLQTLPGSLIPQASRGTSSQQKRLDEELQKNLETLPSFSSDEEENTGKNQALRNSISSALSALDESSDRKTRPGNQIPGSIMKPDQVPTMSQTETCLLQVTSPMPATNAVSGGAVFVAKKDSKDTPQGQLAVQLISVAIEGLTDEELSDSGGEGMYRERDEFVVRNEDIENLKVTMRTGSEPPAIWKVQKALLQKFVPELRDGKRVFSATNSYLGYFGDAKTMYQRVYVKFLDTVNKREYVRVCSRKPRCKPMNSLRGVQVKTLLGLTATSSSVCQSQKPRPKQLKAKAEPPPKKRRKWKEEFSLTASGSSAEDCGEDDELNPPVPFASRFLNTRTMKETFKSFVELLISIALDEDVMTALEKANDELLLPHMRRMDGMITDNRKRLLHKLHIGQVLKTALDSFPEISVVTELKKDGETPAFKVRLSGKAYNKKTMKPYKMPNKVPQEYTVDQQKTHWFSLYHSLQHYKYHTYLMCKEEIASLRVQAGDLGQEETVQKCLQNGAWVEGLFDRFGELINQVQQACR, from the exons ATGATGGACAGGAACTACCCGACCTCCAGTTTTGCGGACGCGCTGGCTTCACCAGCCCAGACCGTAGCTTCTTGGGCCTATGACCGGAGTACATCTAGTATCAAGCCAAG TCCCAGCTATGGTGCAGCACACCTTGACACAGAGCTCCTTCAGCGGCAAAGCTACACTTCCACCCACCAGCTTCCCACCTACACTACGGCACaccttcctgctgcagcag GAACACTTGACACAAGCTGTAATACTTCTGAGACCTCAATCATGAGCTTCCTGTCAGCCATAGAGTCTAGAAGCCTTCAGGCTGGTCCTGTTAGTGCCTCACTGATTCCTCCTTTTAGACACCCATCGTGGCCTGCTG GAACAAACTCCTCCACCACTGAGCTGTATTTGACTGGTGCCCTGCCTTCTACTGCCACTTTCCCCtctcctgctgctctgtcaTCCTATCAGCATACTGGTGCTTACCCTTCCAGGAGTTATGCTACCAACTCCTCCCTGGCTCTCCAGGATCCTGTCTTCAGCACTTCCACCAATGGCCTGTTTTCTCACCATGACCCCCTCCTACATCTCAAATCAAGCCAGACTGTTCTTCCCACTGCCCTGGCCTTCAATCATCTCTCTGCACCTGCTTTGGGCTCTCCTTTGCCTATCCAGTCCTCCACGTACCGCTCAGCACAGGAGTCAGCACCACACCTCCTGCAACCCCAGTTCAGCCTGCTACCTTCTGCCCTGCCTGCTCCTCATGGTGCCCCACAACCCTATGGAGCTACAGTTTTCTCAGGCTCTATTGAAAGAGCTCTTCAGCGTGAATGTAGTGTTATCAAACACCACCAGAGGCCTTCTAGCAGCAACACAGCCTCAGAGCAGTTGCCTAGTTCTGAGCACTCCTTACAGGGGTACTTTGTGTCTGGCAGTGAAACAGATGTTTCCTACCAGCAGGACCCATCCCATCACACCCCAGTTTCCTGCAGCCCTTCCACAGAAGCAGATTCCTCTCAAGGGGTCAATGGTGCACCACAGTCCAAAGCACACTCAGTAACTCAAGCTTATTCATCTACTTCAGTGCCAAAGGCTAAAGACTGCTCTTCCAAACTAGCTCCATGCTCTTCTGGAGATGAAGAAAGTCACAGCCACTCACAGAACCAAACAGAAAGATCTCCTGAGCATTATCCTTCCCCAGGACAGAGCTCAGTGATTGCTAGCCAGCAGTCAGTCCAGCTGCCAAGCTTGTTGTCTAGCAGTCTGTCACAAAGCTATATCACCCcccacacacagtcacagccCTCCAGTTCCACCTCAGACAAACTGTCCTCCCTTTATAAAACTTTGCCTTCCCTCTCTGGCCAATCTGTTAATGTGCCATCTGTTAGTCAGACTCTTGATTACTCCTCCAGTCCTGGGCTGAGCCAGGAGCAGGAGGTTCAGTATGGAGCCCCAGTCCAGGGCTTATGTCAGGGGTGTCTCTCAGAGAGTTACTCTACATCCCACTCTCAGGGTGCTGCAATTGTGACTTATACATCTCAGTCGCAAGGGCAAGCTTTGGTGACTCAGTCTCAGAGTTTTGCCACGGGACAATCCCTTAACCAGTCCCTTAACTCCTCTTACCCACTCACATGTGTGCAAAGTCTGCCCACATCAAACTCTACACAGGACTACACAAACACTCTGTCCCAGCAACAGACACAACtccataaatacattttgtctGCATCTTTGCCTACCTACCATTCAACTGCTCAATCCTTACAGAATAACATAAGAGCTTCAGTACAGGATATAAAACCAACATATGACAAACAAAAACTTGATGAACTTCCTATTCAGGACCTAGAGGCTTTCCAGCATTCATCCCTGGAGGCCTCTGCGACTGTTGACAATCTGGCTCCTCACAACAATGTTATCTATGTTGTTTCAAAAATAGATGAtcatcacaaaacacaaagtgttaTCCGAAGCAATTCCCGTTCTGATGACCAGCTCATTGGACTAGATCATCCAAACACAGTACAGGTAAAGGACGAAAGGATGGGATGTCTGAGCCAACAGCACATTCATCTAAACGGTGCCAATGGTCAAGAAACTGCCAacacaaaaactacaaactCCAGTATTGTATCTTCACATATTCCCTTAAGCTCAGGGCAGCTCAAAGAGCACCCTCTCCACCTCAAATCCCCTGAGCCACATCAGCAAAACCATCAGAGTCATAATCAGTCTAAGAGCCAGACCCCAGCAGCCCACACCCAATTTATCACTGTCCCCAGTACTCAGGTACTTCTTGAACCCAACCAGATGATTCTACTCCAGCAGCCCATTGTCCACCATGATCAGAACCCTTCAAAGGTGGTATCAGTGCAAGGTATCCAGCCAGCTCAAGGTTTGGGTTCTGTTCATGTCCAGTATCTTCAGATGGACCAAGAACTGCTTGGTCCCACTGTTGATGAATCTCAGAGTCAGCAGGAAACAGTAGTGTCTGAACAGAGCTCAGGATGCCCTGATTCCTCTAAACACAACTACAGCCAGTCAGCAAATCAGCAGCCAAATGATGCCAAGAACCACTTTACTCTAAACTCCATTTGCTTCCCTGACTCTCTGCTACTTGCAGATGACAGAAATATTTTGTCAAATGTTGATGACATCTTGGCTGCCACAGTGGCTGCCTGTGGTGTCGCACCACAAGACTTTGTTAAAGCTACATCCTCCTCTGAGTCTGACATGGCAGTGATAGCAAGCCCCATTGATTCTAAAGGTCACTTCCACACTGTAGATATAAGGGACATGTCACCTAATTTCTCCTCAGCACAGCAGCCAGTCATTGCCAACACTAACTCCCACACCATGACCATAACACTAAGTGGAGCTCAGATAACCACAGACTGTCAGGATCTGTCTGTTCACCACAGCAGTTCTAAGCTTGATACACATGGAGATGGACAGAGCTCTGAAAGTAATGGTCACATAACTGGGCAAATGTATGATCCCCCAGGTCTCCAGAACAGAGTGAAAGGAAATGCAAAGTGTATTAAAACAGAGGATGGCCTAATGGAGTGCCCTGGCAATGAAGACATTCCCAAAAAGAAGGCTCGCTCCAAGTCCTTGACCAAACCCGGTGGTCTTGAGGACAGCAGTGGACAGATCAGGGTGGCCAAGCGCAGTGGgcagacaaagagacaaaactCCAGGGGTAGTGATGTTAGCTCACCATCAGCCTCACAGAGTACATTTGATGGTTGTCTACAGCAGGAGAGAATCAGGCAGAAAATCCGTGAGgtggaagaaaaacagccagAGGTCAAAACTGGATTTATTGGTTCCTTCTTAGACTTCATCAAATCTGGCCCCAAGCAGCAGTACTCTCCAAGTCCTACACGAACTATCAGCCGCCCCAAAAAGCCCTGCACCTCATCCAAACCACCACCATGTATTTTGCCTACTTTGCCTCCGAAACTGCAAACTCTGCCAGGATCCTTGATTCCCCAAGCGAGTCGGGGAACAAGTTCTCAGCAGAAACGTCTGGATGAAGAGCTACAAAAGAACTTGGAGACGCTGCCATCCTTCAGCTCAGATGAAGAGGAGAACACCGGGAAGAACCAGGCCCTGAGGAACAGCATCAGTTCAGCTCTCTCAGCCCTGGATGAATCTTCAGACCGGAAGACAAGGCCAG GTAACCAAATCCCTGGTTCGATTATGAAGCCAGACCAAGTTCCAACCATGTCACAGACTGAGACTTGTTTGCTGCAGGTAACCTCTCCTATGCCAGCAACCAACGCTGTCTCAGGGGGGGCTGTGTTTGTGGCCAAAAAGGATTCCAAAGACACTCCTCAAGGGCAGTTGGCTGTTCAGTTGATAAGTGTGGCCATCGAAGGACTGACTGATGAGGAACTGTCGGACAGTGGAGGAGAGGGAATGTACCGGGAGAGAGACGAATTTGTTGTCAGGAATGAGGATATTGAAAACTTGAAG GTGACAATGAGAACAGGGAGTGAACCTCCAGCCATCTGGAAGGTCCAGAAGGCTCTGCTGCAGAAATTTGTGCCTGAGTTGAGAGATGGAAAGAGGGTTTTCTCAGCCACCAACAGT TATCTTGGATACTTTGGTGATGCCAAAACCATGTACCAGAGGGTGTATGTGAAGTTCTTGGACACAGTTAACAAAAGGGAGTATGTACGAGTTTGTAGTCGGAAGCCACGTTGCAAGCCTATGAACTCGCTAAG GGGTGTTCAGGTGAAGACTTTACTGGGTTTGACAGccacctcttcctctgtgtGCCAGAGCCAAAAGCCCCGTCCCAAACAACTTAAAGCAAAGGCAGAGCCCCCACCtaagaagagaaggaaatggAAGGAGGAGTTTTCGCTCACTGCTTCAGGGTCATCTGCTGAAGACTGTGGTGAAGATGATG agTTAAACCCGCCAGTACCATTTGCTTCACGGTTCCTCAACACACGTACCATGAAAGAGACATTTAAGAGCTTTGTGGAGTTGCTTATCAGCATTGCCTTAGATGAAGATGTGATGACAGCACTTGAGAAGGCAAACG ATGAGCTGCTGTTGCCACATATGAGAAGAATGGATGGGATGATCACTGACAACAGGAAACGCCTACTTCATAAGCTGCACATAGGTCAGGTCCTTAAG ACAGCTTTAGACAGCTTCCCAGAGATCTCAGTGGTGACTGAATTAAAGAAAGATGGGGAAACCCCAGCATTCAAGGTGCGTCTCAGTGGGAAGGCCTACAACAAAAAGACCATGAAGCCCTACAAAATGCCTAACAAAGTGCCACAG GAGTACACAGTGGACCAGCAGAAAACTCACTGGTTTTCACTGTACCACTCTTTGCAACATTACAAGTACCACACATACCTCATGTGTAAAGAAGAG ATTGCGTCTCTGCGGGTGCAAGCGGGAGATCTGGGGCAGGAGGAGACTGTGCAGAAGTGTCTGCAGAATGGAGCTTGGGTAGAGGGGCTCTTTGATCGCTTTGGAGAGCTTATTAATCAGGTGCAGCAGGCCTGCCGATGA